In bacterium, a single window of DNA contains:
- a CDS encoding YciI family protein, with protein MFVIYGSYIKPMQEVERVLPLHLAYLDKLNDRGIFICSGPMKPRTGGVILLDLDSRDEVDEILRNDPYYVEQIARYNIIEFTPTKSAADLGRLIKPR; from the coding sequence ATGTTTGTAATATACGGCTCATACATAAAACCGATGCAAGAAGTGGAGCGTGTTCTACCTTTGCATCTGGCATATCTGGATAAGCTCAATGACCGGGGCATTTTCATCTGTTCCGGTCCTATGAAACCGAGGACCGGCGGGGTTATACTTCTTGACCTGGATTCAAGGGATGAGGTTGATGAGATACTGCGAAATGATCCGTATTATGTCGAGCAGATTGCTCGCTATAATATAATCGAGTTTACTCCCACAAAGTCTGCTGCTGATCTCGGCAGGCTAATAAAACCACGCTAG
- a CDS encoding aspartate-semialdehyde dehydrogenase, whose protein sequence is MSDYRVAVVGAGAVGEEMVKVLRGRSFPMSDLVILARSSRKQMIDGDEYQVKETTADAFDGIDIAFFAGTEGAKGASQVFGWLAVEKGAFVVDNGDDFRMDPRVPLVVPEVNPDALAKHQGFVSNPNCSTIQMVHALAPLHKIAKMKRIVVSTYQSVSGSGSSAIKELEQQARDYAEGKQITHDVYPAQIFANLIPQISTLRGEFDGYFGEEIKMIKETRKIFGIDELAVSATCVRVPVFRAHSETINVEFENPITADQARKALADWPGIEVIDDPAAGRFPMPLFAEGTDPTYVGRIRQDTCNPNTLDLWVVADNIRKGAALNAVQIAEMAIERGYVK, encoded by the coding sequence GTGTCAGATTACAGAGTTGCAGTCGTCGGCGCTGGTGCCGTCGGCGAAGAAATGGTCAAAGTGCTGCGTGGTCGCAGTTTCCCGATGTCGGACCTTGTTATTCTCGCCAGGTCATCACGTAAACAAATGATCGATGGTGATGAGTATCAGGTCAAGGAGACCACAGCGGATGCATTCGATGGGATCGACATAGCGTTTTTTGCCGGCACGGAAGGTGCAAAGGGCGCGAGCCAGGTCTTTGGCTGGCTGGCGGTCGAAAAGGGTGCATTCGTGGTCGATAATGGCGATGATTTCCGTATGGACCCGCGCGTACCGCTGGTGGTGCCGGAGGTCAACCCGGACGCTCTGGCGAAACATCAAGGTTTTGTCTCAAACCCGAACTGCAGCACTATTCAGATGGTTCATGCCCTTGCACCACTGCATAAGATTGCCAAGATGAAGAGGATAGTCGTCTCGACATATCAGTCCGTCTCAGGCAGTGGCAGCTCTGCAATCAAAGAGCTTGAGCAGCAGGCCAGGGATTATGCCGAAGGCAAACAGATTACTCACGATGTCTACCCGGCTCAGATATTTGCGAACCTGATCCCGCAGATCAGCACTCTTAGAGGTGAGTTCGACGGCTATTTCGGCGAAGAGATAAAGATGATAAAAGAGACCCGCAAGATTTTCGGTATAGACGAACTTGCAGTTTCCGCTACATGTGTGCGTGTGCCTGTATTTCGGGCACATTCTGAGACGATCAACGTCGAGTTCGAGAATCCTATTACGGCTGATCAGGCGCGCAAGGCTCTTGCCGATTGGCCGGGTATAGAAGTGATCGATGACCCTGCGGCAGGCCGTTTCCCTATGCCTTTGTTTGCTGAGGGCACGGACCCGACCTACGTAGGCCGCATCCGCCAGGATACTTGCAACCCGAACACTCTGGATTTGTGGGTAGTTGCCGATAACATCCGCAAGGGTGCCGCATTGAACGCTGTCCAGATTGCCGAGATGGCTATCGAGCGGGGATATGTGAAGTAG
- a CDS encoding ribonuclease J: protein MDSQKLQIIPLGGVMEIGKNMTAYQYNDRILIVDAGLMFPDEDMLGVDIVIPDTTFLEENAEKILGIVLTHGHEDHIGALPYVLRRLDVPVWGTPLTLGFVMNKLSEHHLDDVAQLYEVNSGDIIEVGEFTVEFVRVSHSIPDASGLVIKTPVGTIVHSSDFKFDQTPIDGHLADVSRLAKIGEDGVLAFLCDSTNVEKPGFTPSESMVGDTFEKIFAAAKGRIIIAAFASNIHRIQQVYNIAAHHGRRVAVVGRSMAENCRIAEELGYLKVPKDTRLQLNELYDLSPSETVIVTTGSQGEPLSALSRMASDEHKQIKIDEGDTVIISATPIPGNEDLIMRTINRLFRQGADVIYEPYTHVHVSGHGNQEDIRLMLNLLKPKYIIPVHGEQRHYAKFVDLADGLGYSSERVFRMYPGDVFETDGESAEVTEKVSAGTVMVDGLGVGDVEDVVLRDRKHLSQDGVLIAVIGIDHGRKEIVSGPDILSRGFVGEELGVGITEEAKSVLLTTLQDLIEDNGLEGLDDVKAGCRKALAKFIYERTHRRPMIVPVVMEV, encoded by the coding sequence ATGGATTCACAGAAGTTGCAGATAATCCCACTTGGCGGTGTCATGGAGATAGGCAAGAACATGACCGCCTATCAATATAACGACCGGATACTGATCGTAGACGCAGGTCTGATGTTCCCCGACGAGGACATGCTTGGTGTCGACATAGTAATCCCCGACACCACTTTTCTTGAGGAGAATGCTGAGAAAATCCTGGGCATTGTGCTAACGCACGGCCATGAGGATCATATCGGCGCGCTGCCGTATGTGCTGCGAAGGTTGGATGTGCCGGTCTGGGGGACTCCTCTGACGCTGGGATTTGTCATGAATAAACTCAGTGAGCATCATCTGGACGATGTCGCACAGCTCTATGAGGTCAATTCGGGTGATATCATAGAGGTGGGTGAGTTCACTGTTGAGTTCGTTCGTGTTTCCCACAGCATACCCGATGCTTCAGGACTGGTGATAAAGACGCCGGTTGGCACGATTGTCCACAGCAGTGATTTCAAATTCGATCAGACGCCGATCGACGGACATTTGGCCGATGTCAGTCGCCTGGCGAAGATCGGCGAAGATGGCGTGCTTGCGTTTTTGTGCGATTCGACCAACGTAGAAAAGCCTGGTTTCACACCGAGCGAGAGCATGGTCGGCGATACATTTGAGAAAATCTTCGCCGCTGCCAAAGGCAGGATAATTATCGCAGCCTTTGCCTCGAATATTCATCGTATTCAGCAGGTGTATAACATAGCGGCTCATCATGGCAGGCGAGTGGCTGTAGTTGGTCGAAGTATGGCTGAAAACTGCCGCATCGCCGAGGAGCTTGGCTATCTGAAAGTGCCGAAAGATACACGATTGCAGCTCAATGAGCTATATGACCTGAGCCCGAGTGAAACTGTTATTGTGACCACGGGCAGCCAGGGTGAGCCTCTCTCTGCTCTGTCTCGCATGGCCAGCGATGAGCACAAGCAGATCAAAATAGATGAAGGCGACACCGTCATCATCAGCGCCACTCCCATTCCCGGCAATGAGGACTTGATTATGCGCACGATCAACAGGCTCTTCAGGCAGGGCGCGGATGTGATATATGAGCCTTATACGCATGTGCATGTCTCCGGCCATGGCAATCAGGAAGATATTCGCCTGATGCTCAATCTTCTGAAGCCGAAGTATATCATACCCGTCCACGGTGAGCAGAGGCATTATGCCAAGTTCGTTGACCTGGCGGATGGGCTGGGATATTCGAGTGAGCGGGTGTTTCGTATGTATCCCGGTGATGTCTTTGAGACCGATGGTGAGAGCGCAGAGGTCACTGAGAAGGTAAGTGCCGGGACTGTAATGGTCGACGGCCTTGGTGTAGGGGATGTCGAGGACGTAGTCCTTCGCGACCGTAAGCATCTGTCGCAGGACGGTGTGCTGATAGCAGTAATCGGCATCGATCATGGTCGCAAGGAGATTGTCTCTGGTCCTGACATACTCTCCCGCGGGTTTGTCGGCGAGGAATTGGGCGTCGGGATCACCGAAGAGGCAAAGTCAGTACTCCTGACAACACTCCAGGACTTGATAGAGGACAATGGGCTCGAAGGCCTGGATGATGTCAAGGCGGGCTGCCGCAAGGCTCTGGCGAAGTTCATATATGAGCGGACCCATCGCAGGCCGATGATTGTGCCGGTCGTGATGGAAGTATAA
- the dapB gene encoding 4-hydroxy-tetrahydrodipicolinate reductase yields MSDKIKVAVLGACGKMGREVMRAVAGADDMELVGGCDVYCAGTNASEATGVPGLSFNIESDFKKLLAQSKPDVVIYFAKPFDMDNVRAMLNAGVVPIIGTTGISAQELDEIGRLAESTGTGAMVIPNFAIGAVLMMKFAAEAAKYMPNVEVIELHHDKKIDSPSGTAIKTAEMIEASRLESGIEWEKPLGSDDDPARGDKHSDIQIHSVRLPGLVAHQEVLFGGTGQILTIRHDSIDRTSFMPGVLLAVRRASTIKALVYGLDKLL; encoded by the coding sequence ATGTCTGACAAGATAAAAGTCGCAGTGCTTGGCGCATGCGGCAAAATGGGTCGTGAGGTTATGAGGGCAGTTGCGGGCGCGGATGATATGGAGCTCGTCGGCGGTTGTGATGTGTATTGCGCAGGCACAAACGCCTCTGAAGCAACGGGTGTGCCCGGACTGAGCTTTAACATAGAATCCGATTTCAAAAAATTACTTGCGCAGTCCAAGCCGGATGTAGTTATCTATTTCGCCAAGCCGTTCGATATGGATAATGTGAGGGCAATGCTGAATGCCGGGGTGGTTCCTATTATCGGGACAACCGGCATCAGTGCGCAGGAGCTTGACGAGATAGGCAGGCTTGCCGAAAGCACAGGTACCGGTGCGATGGTGATACCCAACTTCGCGATAGGTGCGGTGCTGATGATGAAATTTGCCGCCGAGGCTGCGAAGTATATGCCTAATGTGGAGGTAATCGAGCTTCATCATGACAAGAAGATCGATTCACCTTCCGGGACGGCCATCAAGACTGCCGAGATGATCGAAGCGTCCAGGCTTGAATCGGGGATAGAGTGGGAAAAGCCTCTTGGTTCCGATGACGACCCTGCCAGGGGCGATAAGCATAGTGATATTCAGATACACAGTGTGCGCCTGCCTGGGCTGGTAGCCCACCAGGAAGTCCTGTTTGGTGGTACAGGTCAGATCCTCACGATCAGGCATGACAGCATTGACAGAACAAGTTTTATGCCGGGCGTTCTGCTCGCGGTGCGGCGAGCGTCTACTATAAAAGCTCTGGTCTACGGACTGGACAAATTGTTGTAG
- the ugpC gene encoding sn-glycerol-3-phosphate ABC transporter ATP-binding protein UgpC has protein sequence MAQVILKNLTKSFKEVTAVNDVDLEIKDKEFMVFVGPSGCGKTTCLRMIAGLEEITSGEVVIGDRVVNDVSPKDRDIAMVFQNYALYPHMSVFDNMAFGLKLRKVPREHIKTRVADAAEMLGLTDLLNRKPKQLSGGQRQRVALGRAIVREPSVFLMDEPLSNLDAKLRVQTRADLIKLHRSLGITTIYVTHDQVEAMTMGDRIMVMCGGLVQQVDTPLGLYNKPANKFVAGFIGTPSMNFLSVKIEDGGVIDGGCFKVKPPADKAELLKAYVGKEVDFGIRPEDIFDKNLTNLVQATSDNVVKADVEVIEPMGSTVTLYLQCGTHAMQATIDAETKAKEGSDIELVFDMAKTHMFEKGTEKAIY, from the coding sequence ATGGCGCAAGTCATCCTCAAGAATCTTACCAAGTCTTTCAAAGAAGTCACTGCTGTCAATGATGTGGACCTCGAAATCAAAGACAAAGAGTTTATGGTTTTCGTAGGACCTTCGGGCTGTGGCAAGACGACCTGCCTGCGAATGATCGCCGGTCTGGAAGAGATCACTTCCGGTGAAGTGGTTATCGGCGACAGGGTGGTTAATGACGTATCACCAAAAGACCGCGACATCGCAATGGTCTTTCAGAACTATGCTCTCTACCCTCACATGAGTGTCTTTGACAACATGGCATTTGGGTTGAAGCTGCGCAAGGTCCCGCGTGAACATATAAAGACCCGTGTGGCGGATGCTGCCGAGATGCTCGGGCTTACTGATCTGCTCAACAGGAAGCCGAAGCAGCTCTCGGGCGGCCAGAGACAGCGTGTCGCGCTGGGTAGAGCTATTGTCCGTGAGCCGTCCGTATTCCTTATGGACGAACCTCTTTCAAACCTGGACGCCAAACTCCGCGTTCAGACCCGTGCCGACCTTATCAAGCTCCACCGCAGTCTGGGTATCACAACAATTTACGTAACACACGACCAGGTCGAGGCCATGACAATGGGCGACAGGATTATGGTTATGTGTGGCGGGTTGGTGCAGCAGGTGGATACTCCACTCGGGCTGTATAACAAACCGGCAAACAAGTTCGTAGCGGGCTTTATCGGCACTCCGTCCATGAACTTCCTTTCGGTCAAGATCGAAGATGGCGGCGTGATCGATGGCGGCTGTTTCAAAGTCAAGCCGCCGGCGGATAAGGCCGAACTGTTGAAAGCATATGTGGGCAAGGAGGTCGATTTCGGCATCCGACCCGAGGACATTTTTGATAAAAACCTGACCAATCTCGTCCAGGCGACATCAGACAACGTTGTGAAAGCTGATGTCGAGGTGATCGAGCCGATGGGTTCTACCGTGACATTGTATCTGCAGTGTGGAACACATGCGATGCAAGCCACAATCGATGCCGAGACCAAGGCAAAAGAAGGCTCGGATATCGAACTCGTCTTCGACATGGCCAAAACGCATATGTTTGAAAAAGGGACTGAGAAGGCGATTTACTAA
- a CDS encoding secondary thiamine-phosphate synthase enzyme YjbQ has product MTTHTKYLWFNTDKRRELVNITDQCQNALEESGIQEGMMLVSAMHITAGVWVNDNEPGIWQDAMDMLERLAPEGPDYRHHRTGEDNGHAHLKNLLMHHQVIIPITDGRLDLGPWQTIFYAEFDGQRRKRVIIKVMGE; this is encoded by the coding sequence ATGACGACACACACGAAATATCTATGGTTCAATACGGATAAAAGGCGCGAACTGGTCAACATCACCGATCAGTGTCAGAATGCTCTGGAAGAAAGCGGCATTCAAGAAGGGATGATGCTGGTATCAGCCATGCATATCACCGCCGGGGTTTGGGTCAATGACAACGAACCCGGAATCTGGCAGGACGCAATGGACATGCTCGAAAGGCTCGCACCCGAAGGTCCAGATTATCGACATCACCGCACGGGTGAGGATAACGGCCATGCCCACCTCAAGAATCTGCTAATGCACCATCAGGTCATAATCCCGATAACCGACGGCAGGTTGGACCTGGGGCCATGGCAGACTATATTCTACGCCGAGTTCGACGGCCAGCGCAGAAAAAGAGTGATTATCAAGGTGATGGGAGAATAG
- a CDS encoding lectin like domain-containing protein, which produces MGLSATRKYFTCLVFIFTTMFSMAVSSVHGAGPTLQRAPLNPAFVEYVAGRMDRFMCVNEEEVPRGFVPAPVDLSYLKGMKIFGDLKAALPSYYDLRDTGKLTRVEDQGSCGSCWTFSSLGSMESVLMPGEECDFSENNMKNLNGFDGGCCDGGQELKAMAYLARWDGPVNESDDPYNPDSCASPLGLTVRKHFQNGIIIPDRTGSLDNNDIKQAVVTYGAVSTGMYWDDDSYNAATYSYYYTGGVTNGNHKVCVVGWDDNYNKNKFSPAAPGNGAFIIKNSWGTAWGDDGFFYVSYYDKLIGISNWVGVGTEPTSNYSAVYQYDTLGWCGNYGYNNETVWFANKFTATSTSSISAVGWYAVVPATTYEIRVYTDPTSGPISGGTLRLTQTGTAANPGYVTIKLNSPVSVTNGHKFTVLVKTITPGCTYPLALEYPIENYSSRATSNPDESFTSLDGNSWFDLNYYDANACLKAYTASAAGTVSTPTFLPDGGTYTNPQAVTISCATAGAEIHYTTDGDDPTTGDPVIASGGSVTVSSSLTLKAKAWKSRMNPSAVKSAVYTISSVITNDSLTPSDGYLRGYWKYTFVSKHSDTGGASTIKSVRLLINTARNGTNAVYCIYYGGRLYLRDDTGSISMGGYTPGSDEVIENSQCKLCCKYTTVSMSGNTLTINWVIEMKPSMADKVCYGWLYAVDNSGNSKGWDEAGDYTFRPLTEPWNVCLIPVSATFSPGAIYTVSSVYFDIACCSSISMAALLINDRKSTSNAVYVWYNVQTDRLYLRDDTGGRNIGGYTPGSNYVIENSQCKLYCKNTTVQNNINGLAINWSIELKPSMSGKKCKCWLYVKDVYGVYNGWSQMGSRAVR; this is translated from the coding sequence ATGGGATTATCTGCAACACGTAAGTACTTCACTTGTCTTGTTTTCATCTTCACTACAATGTTTTCCATGGCGGTTTCAAGCGTTCATGGGGCAGGTCCGACTTTGCAGCGCGCGCCATTGAATCCGGCATTTGTCGAGTATGTCGCCGGACGAATGGACAGGTTTATGTGCGTCAATGAGGAGGAAGTTCCGCGGGGCTTCGTCCCAGCGCCGGTGGATTTGTCTTACCTTAAAGGAATGAAAATATTTGGTGATCTCAAGGCTGCGCTGCCGTCATATTACGATCTGCGTGACACGGGAAAGCTTACACGAGTCGAGGATCAAGGTTCATGTGGGAGTTGTTGGACATTTTCGAGTTTGGGCTCAATGGAATCTGTGTTGATGCCCGGCGAGGAATGCGACTTCTCAGAAAACAACATGAAAAATCTTAATGGATTTGATGGTGGATGCTGTGATGGCGGCCAAGAGCTTAAGGCGATGGCTTACCTTGCGCGTTGGGATGGACCGGTGAACGAAAGTGATGATCCATATAATCCCGACAGCTGTGCATCACCTTTGGGTCTCACTGTGCGGAAGCACTTTCAGAATGGTATCATCATTCCTGATAGGACCGGTTCCCTGGACAATAATGACATCAAGCAAGCTGTTGTTACCTATGGAGCGGTTTCGACTGGGATGTATTGGGATGATGATTCATACAATGCCGCTACATATTCCTATTATTATACGGGAGGCGTAACTAATGGCAACCATAAGGTTTGTGTTGTCGGGTGGGATGACAACTACAATAAAAACAAATTTTCGCCTGCGGCGCCCGGCAATGGAGCATTTATAATAAAAAATAGTTGGGGAACCGCTTGGGGTGATGATGGTTTCTTTTACGTGTCTTACTATGACAAACTGATAGGCATATCAAACTGGGTCGGCGTCGGTACTGAGCCTACGAGCAACTATAGTGCTGTATATCAGTATGATACACTGGGTTGGTGTGGAAATTACGGCTATAACAATGAGACGGTCTGGTTTGCCAACAAGTTTACTGCAACATCCACATCATCAATTAGTGCGGTAGGATGGTATGCCGTTGTACCGGCAACGACTTATGAGATAAGGGTATATACCGATCCAACAAGCGGTCCAATATCCGGTGGCACTTTGCGGCTGACGCAGACCGGAACAGCTGCCAATCCGGGCTATGTCACCATCAAACTTAATTCGCCTGTCAGTGTGACGAATGGGCACAAATTCACTGTGTTGGTAAAAACAATAACACCGGGATGTACATATCCACTGGCTTTAGAATATCCGATAGAAAATTACAGCAGCAGGGCAACCTCAAATCCGGATGAGAGTTTTACAAGTCTGGACGGAAATAGTTGGTTTGACCTCAATTATTATGATGCCAACGCCTGTTTGAAAGCCTATACAGCTTCAGCAGCGGGAACTGTTTCCACCCCGACTTTCTTGCCGGACGGCGGAACCTATACGAATCCTCAAGCAGTTACGATATCCTGCGCGACTGCAGGAGCTGAGATTCACTATACCACAGACGGTGATGACCCTACCACCGGCGACCCTGTTATAGCATCTGGAGGATCGGTGACTGTATCTAGTTCGCTCACTCTTAAGGCAAAGGCATGGAAGAGTCGGATGAATCCCAGTGCGGTGAAGTCAGCTGTCTATACGATCAGCAGTGTTATTACGAATGACAGTCTCACTCCATCGGATGGCTATTTAAGAGGTTACTGGAAATATACGTTTGTCAGCAAGCACTCAGACACAGGGGGCGCGTCAACGATCAAGAGTGTCCGACTCCTGATAAACACGGCCAGAAATGGAACTAATGCCGTGTATTGCATCTATTATGGAGGCAGACTCTACTTGAGAGATGATACAGGCAGCATAAGTATGGGGGGGTATACTCCCGGTTCCGATGAGGTTATAGAAAACAGTCAGTGTAAGCTCTGCTGCAAATATACTACCGTATCCATGAGTGGAAACACACTCACCATCAACTGGGTAATTGAAATGAAGCCTTCGATGGCAGATAAGGTTTGTTATGGATGGCTTTATGCGGTGGACAACAGTGGAAACTCAAAAGGATGGGACGAAGCCGGTGATTATACATTCCGTCCGCTTACCGAGCCTTGGAATGTATGTCTGATTCCCGTGAGCGCCACTTTCAGTCCAGGTGCCATATATACGGTCAGCAGTGTTTATTTTGATATTGCATGCTGTTCGTCAATCAGCATGGCCGCTCTCCTAATAAACGACAGAAAATCGACGTCAAATGCGGTTTATGTTTGGTATAATGTGCAGACCGACAGGCTTTATTTGAGAGATGACACAGGTGGCAGGAACATTGGTGGTTATACGCCGGGTTCCAACTATGTTATCGAGAACAGTCAATGCAAGCTATATTGCAAGAACACAACTGTGCAAAACAATATAAACGGACTTGCGATCAATTGGAGCATTGAGCTGAAACCGTCTATGTCCGGCAAGAAATGCAAATGCTGGCTTTATGTCAAAGATGTCTATGGAGTTTAC
- a CDS encoding insulinase family protein, translating into MVSKTILPNGIRILSEHVPYVDSVSVGIWAHAGSRDEIDSRMGISHFIEHMLFKGTHTRGAKQIADEMDSLGGHLNAFTDKEFTCYYAKVLREHLSKAVEIISDMVLNSVLDPAEMDREKNVVIEEIGRHQDTPEDHVHDLLAEVLWKGHRLGNSVIGSGEVVKNLTRDDLLAYLGEFYCPDALVISAAGNIDHREFVDLVAKAFGDLAGKRTPRVMHDARINLDVRVIDKTTQQVHFCLGTRGYAQDSREKYALAAIDSALGGGMSSRLFQEIREKRGLAYAIGSYSASYQEAGMFAIYGGTSIQNIKYVLELTQTECENIKKSSVTDAELERAKNQIRGALVLGQESMSNRMSRLAKSEMYFGRLVRLEEIIGSIMAVTKDDVAAVASQLFEDSKFAIAAIGPFKKHADLIEGSMLTSE; encoded by the coding sequence GTGGTTAGCAAGACGATTCTCCCAAATGGAATACGGATTTTGAGCGAGCACGTGCCCTATGTCGACAGTGTGTCCGTAGGCATATGGGCGCATGCAGGTTCTCGTGATGAGATTGATTCGCGCATGGGCATCAGCCATTTCATCGAGCATATGCTATTCAAGGGGACGCACACTCGAGGCGCGAAGCAGATTGCCGATGAGATGGACAGCCTTGGCGGTCATTTGAACGCATTTACCGATAAAGAGTTCACATGCTACTATGCCAAAGTGTTGCGTGAGCATCTGTCGAAGGCAGTAGAGATCATATCGGATATGGTCCTCAATTCTGTTCTGGACCCGGCTGAGATGGATCGCGAGAAGAATGTCGTGATCGAAGAGATTGGGCGTCATCAGGATACCCCCGAAGACCATGTGCACGACCTGCTCGCGGAGGTGCTTTGGAAAGGTCATCGGCTCGGAAATTCGGTGATCGGTTCCGGTGAGGTCGTAAAGAATCTGACTCGCGATGACCTGCTTGCATATTTGGGTGAATTTTATTGCCCGGATGCGCTCGTAATATCTGCTGCAGGCAACATAGACCACCGCGAGTTTGTCGATCTGGTGGCAAAAGCATTTGGTGACCTTGCAGGCAAGAGGACTCCCAGAGTAATGCATGATGCTCGCATCAATTTGGATGTGCGTGTGATCGACAAGACGACCCAGCAGGTGCATTTTTGCCTTGGGACCCGCGGTTATGCCCAGGACAGCAGAGAAAAATACGCTCTGGCGGCTATCGATTCGGCGCTTGGTGGCGGGATGAGTTCAAGGCTCTTCCAGGAGATTCGCGAGAAGCGCGGTCTGGCGTATGCCATAGGTTCATATTCGGCGTCATATCAGGAAGCCGGTATGTTCGCTATCTATGGTGGAACCAGCATCCAGAATATTAAGTACGTGCTTGAACTGACCCAGACCGAGTGCGAGAATATCAAGAAGAGCAGCGTGACCGACGCGGAGCTTGAGCGGGCAAAAAATCAGATCCGGGGAGCATTGGTCCTCGGCCAGGAGAGCATGTCCAACAGGATGAGCAGGCTGGCCAAAAGCGAGATGTACTTCGGCAGACTGGTGCGGCTCGAAGAGATAATCGGGTCGATCATGGCAGTGACCAAAGATGATGTCGCCGCGGTCGCCTCACAGCTTTTCGAGGACTCCAAGTTTGCGATTGCCGCCATAGGACCCTTTAAGAAGCATGCCGATCTGATCGAAGGCAGTATGCTGACATCGGAGTAA